A window of Pantoea agglomerans contains these coding sequences:
- a CDS encoding bifunctional 2',3'-cyclic-nucleotide 2'-phosphodiesterase/3'-nucleotidase, translated as MFKPTMTLLALSLSTALHAATVDLRLLETTDLHSNMMDFDYYKDTPTEKFGLVRTASLIHAARQEVKNSVLVDNGDIIQGSPLGDYMAAKGLQQGEIHPVYKAMNTLDYSVGNLGNHEFNYGLPYLRKALAGARFPYVNANIIDLQTNRPMFTPWLIKPVEVTDRDGKTQRLKIGFIGFAPPQIMVWDKANLQGKVRVEDITETARRYVPQMRAQGADLVVAIPHSGLSSEPYHAMAENSVYYLSQVAGIDAILFGHAHAVFPSKEFAAVKGADIAKGTLNGVAAVMPGMWGDHLGVVDLVLTNEAGRWQVSDRKAEARPIYDAAQKKSLAAEDPALVKVLAEDHRATREFVAKPIGRSADVMYSYLSLVQDDPTVQIVNNAQRAYVEHFIQGDPDLGHLPVLSAAAPFKAGGRKNDPASYTEVEKGDLTFRNAADLYLYPNTLVVMKVSGAQVKEWLECSAGQFNQIDPQRRDVQSLINWDFRTYNFDVIDGVNYQIDVTQPARYDGECQLLHPEASRIKNLTWQGKPVDPHATFLVATNNYRAYGGKFAGTGDSFIAFASPDENRAVVAAYISAETKKRGEVHPQADNNWQLAPIESSVPLDIRFETAPGEKATAFIRSHARYPMQPQGSDEIGFALWKVDLQQK; from the coding sequence ATGTTTAAACCCACTATGACCCTTCTGGCGCTGAGTCTCTCAACGGCTCTTCACGCCGCCACCGTCGATCTTCGTCTGCTGGAAACCACCGATCTGCACAGCAACATGATGGATTTCGACTACTACAAAGATACGCCGACCGAGAAGTTCGGGCTGGTGCGCACCGCGTCGCTGATCCATGCCGCGCGTCAGGAGGTAAAAAACAGCGTGCTGGTGGATAACGGCGATATTATCCAGGGCAGCCCGCTGGGCGACTATATGGCGGCGAAGGGGCTGCAGCAGGGAGAGATCCATCCGGTCTACAAAGCGATGAATACGCTGGACTACAGCGTTGGCAACCTCGGCAACCATGAATTCAACTACGGGCTGCCCTACCTGCGCAAAGCGCTGGCCGGCGCGCGTTTCCCCTACGTAAACGCCAATATTATCGATCTCCAGACCAACAGGCCGATGTTTACGCCCTGGCTGATCAAGCCGGTTGAGGTGACGGATCGCGACGGCAAAACGCAGCGGCTGAAGATCGGTTTTATCGGCTTCGCGCCGCCGCAAATTATGGTGTGGGATAAAGCCAACCTGCAGGGCAAAGTGCGCGTCGAAGATATTACCGAAACCGCACGACGCTATGTGCCGCAGATGCGCGCCCAGGGCGCAGATCTGGTGGTCGCCATCCCCCACTCCGGCCTCAGCAGCGAGCCCTATCATGCGATGGCGGAAAACTCGGTTTACTACCTGAGCCAGGTGGCGGGCATTGATGCCATTCTTTTTGGCCACGCGCACGCCGTCTTCCCCAGCAAGGAGTTCGCCGCAGTCAAAGGGGCCGATATCGCCAAAGGAACGCTGAACGGCGTCGCGGCGGTGATGCCCGGCATGTGGGGCGATCATCTCGGCGTGGTCGATCTGGTGCTGACCAATGAAGCTGGCCGCTGGCAGGTCAGCGATCGCAAGGCAGAAGCGCGACCGATCTACGATGCAGCGCAGAAAAAGTCGCTGGCGGCGGAAGATCCGGCGCTGGTGAAGGTGCTGGCGGAGGATCACCGCGCCACGCGCGAGTTTGTAGCGAAGCCGATCGGCAGGTCGGCGGACGTAATGTACAGCTATCTTTCGCTGGTGCAGGACGATCCAACGGTGCAGATCGTCAATAATGCCCAGCGCGCCTACGTAGAGCATTTTATTCAGGGCGATCCCGATCTGGGTCATTTGCCGGTGCTCTCCGCCGCCGCGCCCTTTAAAGCGGGCGGGCGTAAAAACGATCCCGCCAGCTATACCGAGGTAGAGAAAGGCGACCTCACCTTCCGCAACGCCGCCGATCTCTATCTCTACCCCAATACGCTGGTGGTAATGAAGGTCAGCGGCGCCCAGGTGAAAGAGTGGCTGGAGTGCTCCGCGGGCCAGTTTAATCAGATCGATCCGCAGCGCCGCGACGTCCAGTCACTGATCAACTGGGATTTCCGCACCTACAATTTCGACGTGATCGACGGCGTTAACTATCAGATCGACGTTACCCAGCCGGCCCGCTACGACGGCGAATGCCAGCTGCTCCACCCAGAGGCGTCGCGCATTAAAAACCTCACCTGGCAGGGCAAGCCGGTCGATCCGCATGCCACTTTTCTGGTGGCCACCAATAACTACCGCGCCTACGGCGGTAAGTTCGCCGGCACCGGCGACAGTTTTATCGCCTTCGCCTCGCCCGATGAGAACCGCGCGGTGGTCGCGGCCTATATCAGCGCCGAGACGAAAAAACGGGGCGAAGTGCATCCGCAGGCGGACAACAACTGGCAGCTGGCGCCGATAGAGAGCAGCGTGCCGCTCGATATTCGCTTTGAGACCGCGCCGGGCGAGAAGGCGACCGCCTTTATTCGCAGCCATGCGCGCTATCCGATGCAGCCGCAGGGCAGCGATGAGATCGGCTTTGCGCTGTGGAAAGTCGATTTACAGCAGAAGTAG
- the cysQ gene encoding 3'(2'),5'-bisphosphate nucleotidase CysQ, with product MLEQICQLARAAGNAIMLIYEKETPVDVSRKSDDSPVTAADIAAHDIILQGLKQLTPEVPILSEEDPPSWSERQQWQRYWLVDPLDGTKEFIKRNGEFTVNIALIDQGKPVLGVVYAPALGVLYSAAEGKAWKEEGGNKRAIHVQEARPPLVVVSRSHADEELKEYLKQLGEHQTVAIGSSLKFCLVAEGKAQLYPRFGPTNIWDTGAGHAVAVAAGAHVHDWKGKTLDYAPRESFLNPGFRVSLF from the coding sequence ATGTTAGAGCAAATTTGCCAGCTGGCGCGCGCAGCGGGCAACGCGATCATGCTGATTTATGAAAAGGAGACGCCGGTAGACGTTTCCCGCAAATCCGACGACTCCCCGGTGACCGCTGCGGATATTGCCGCGCACGATATTATTCTGCAGGGGCTTAAGCAGCTGACGCCGGAGGTGCCGATACTGTCGGAAGAGGATCCGCCTTCCTGGAGCGAGCGCCAGCAGTGGCAGCGCTACTGGCTGGTCGATCCGCTCGACGGCACCAAAGAGTTTATCAAGCGCAACGGTGAGTTTACCGTCAATATCGCGCTCATCGATCAGGGCAAGCCGGTGCTGGGCGTAGTGTACGCGCCAGCGCTCGGGGTGCTTTACTCCGCCGCGGAGGGCAAAGCCTGGAAAGAAGAGGGCGGCAACAAGCGGGCAATCCACGTGCAGGAGGCGCGGCCGCCGCTGGTGGTGGTAAGCCGTTCGCACGCCGACGAGGAGCTGAAAGAGTACCTCAAGCAGCTGGGCGAACATCAGACCGTTGCTATCGGCTCTTCGCTGAAGTTCTGCCTGGTGGCGGAGGGCAAAGCGCAGCTCTATCCGCGCTTTGGGCCGACTAACATCTGGGATACCGGCGCAGGGCACGCCGTCGCCGTGGCGGCCGGCGCACACGTCCACGACTGGAAAGGCAAGACCCTGGACTACGCGCCGCGTGAGTCTTTCCTCAATCCTGGCTTTCGCGTCTCACTGTTCTGA
- a CDS encoding YtfJ family protein, with protein sequence MRLACALFALILLPGAVFAHSLKQDQRVPAVGVNDKGELLYQQDDFHYQRWNSAQLAGKVRVIQHIAGRSSAKEMNAAVIEAIKAAAFPQDRYQTTTIVNTDDAIPGTGMFVRSSIESNKKQYPWSQFIVDSKGNVKHAWQLADAGSVIVVLDKSGRVRFVKDGALTQEEVMQVISLVRTLLKS encoded by the coding sequence ATGCGACTCGCCTGTGCCCTGTTTGCGCTGATTCTTTTGCCCGGCGCGGTTTTTGCCCATAGCCTGAAACAAGACCAGCGCGTCCCTGCGGTTGGCGTTAACGACAAAGGTGAACTGCTCTATCAGCAGGATGATTTCCACTATCAGCGCTGGAACAGCGCGCAGCTCGCCGGCAAGGTGCGCGTGATCCAGCACATCGCCGGGCGCTCATCTGCCAAAGAGATGAATGCCGCCGTGATTGAGGCGATCAAAGCCGCCGCCTTCCCACAGGATCGCTATCAGACCACCACCATCGTTAACACCGACGACGCCATTCCCGGCACCGGGATGTTTGTGCGCAGCAGTATCGAGAGCAATAAAAAGCAGTATCCCTGGTCGCAGTTTATCGTCGACAGCAAAGGCAACGTAAAGCACGCCTGGCAGCTGGCGGACGCCGGGTCGGTGATTGTGGTGCTGGATAAGAGCGGCCGCGTGCGCTTCGTTAAAGATGGCGCGCTGACGCAGGAGGAAGTTATGCAGGTGATTAGCCTGGTGCGAACGCTGCTTAAATCCTGA
- a CDS encoding DUF1107 domain-containing protein: MKIFQRYNPLQIAKYVKTLFKGRMYIKDVGAFEFDKGKVLIPRVKDIQHLSVMSEINRQVLRLQAEFN; encoded by the coding sequence ATGAAGATCTTCCAGCGCTATAATCCACTGCAAATAGCGAAATACGTAAAAACGCTGTTCAAAGGAAGGATGTATATCAAGGACGTTGGCGCGTTCGAGTTCGACAAAGGAAAAGTGTTGATCCCGCGCGTTAAGGACATACAGCATCTGAGCGTGATGTCCGAAATTAACCGTCAGGTTCTGCGCCTTCAGGCGGAGTTCAACTGA
- a CDS encoding hemolysin family protein, with product MLDSLLVILLLIVISAFFSLSEISLAAARKIKLKLLADEGNINAQRVLKMQETPGTFFTVVQIGLNAVAILGGIVGDAAFSPAFSSLFSRFMEPALADQLSFICSFIIVTSFFILFADLTPKRVGMIAPEVVALRIINPMRFCLLVFSPLVWLFNGLANVFFRVFKLPMVRKDDITSDDIYAVVEAGALAGVLRKQEHELIENVFELESRTVPSSMTSRENVVWFDLREDETTLKTKIAQHPHSKFLVCDGDIDHIVGYVDSKELLLRVLGNQSMALNSGVQIRSALIVPDTLTLSEALESFKTAGEDFAVIMNEYALVVGIITLNDVMTTLMGDLVGQGLEEQIVARDENSWLVEGGTPIDDVMRVLHIDEFPQSGNYETIGGFMMYMLRKIPKRTDFVKFAGFKFEVVDIDSYRIDQLLVTRIDDRPPVLNVAKATEAEE from the coding sequence ATGTTAGATAGCTTGCTTGTCATATTGTTGCTGATCGTGATCAGCGCCTTTTTCTCTCTCTCGGAAATCTCGCTGGCGGCCGCCCGCAAGATCAAACTCAAACTGCTGGCCGATGAAGGCAATATCAACGCGCAGCGCGTGCTGAAGATGCAGGAGACACCCGGCACCTTCTTTACCGTGGTGCAGATCGGCCTGAACGCGGTCGCTATCCTCGGCGGTATCGTCGGCGACGCCGCCTTCTCCCCCGCCTTCAGCAGCCTTTTCAGCCGCTTTATGGAGCCGGCGCTTGCCGACCAGCTCAGCTTTATCTGCTCCTTTATCATCGTCACCAGCTTCTTTATTCTGTTCGCCGATCTGACGCCGAAGCGCGTCGGCATGATCGCGCCGGAAGTGGTGGCGCTGCGCATTATCAACCCCATGCGCTTCTGCCTGCTGGTGTTTAGCCCGCTGGTCTGGCTGTTCAACGGCCTGGCGAACGTCTTTTTCCGCGTCTTTAAGCTGCCGATGGTGCGTAAGGACGATATCACCTCCGACGATATCTACGCGGTGGTTGAGGCGGGCGCGCTGGCGGGCGTACTGCGTAAGCAGGAGCACGAGCTGATCGAAAACGTTTTTGAGCTGGAGTCGCGCACCGTGCCCTCATCAATGACCTCCCGTGAAAACGTGGTCTGGTTCGATCTGCGCGAAGACGAAACCACGCTGAAAACCAAAATCGCCCAGCATCCGCACTCCAAGTTTCTGGTGTGCGACGGCGATATCGACCATATCGTCGGCTATGTCGATTCCAAAGAGCTACTGCTGCGCGTGCTGGGCAATCAAAGCATGGCGCTCAACAGCGGCGTGCAGATCCGCTCGGCGCTGATCGTACCGGATACGCTGACGCTCTCTGAAGCGCTGGAAAGCTTTAAAACCGCAGGCGAAGACTTCGCGGTGATCATGAACGAATACGCGCTGGTGGTAGGCATTATCACCCTTAACGACGTTATGACCACGCTAATGGGCGATTTGGTGGGCCAGGGGCTGGAAGAGCAGATCGTGGCGCGCGACGAGAACTCCTGGCTGGTCGAGGGCGGCACGCCGATCGACGATGTGATGCGCGTGCTGCATATCGACGAGTTTCCCCAGTCGGGCAACTACGAAACCATCGGCGGCTTTATGATGTATATGCTGCGCAAGATCCCCAAGCGTACCGATTTCGTTAAGTTCGCCGGATTTAAGTTCGAAGTGGTGGATATCGACAGTTATCGTATCGATCAGCTGCTGGTGACGCGGATTGACGATCGTCCGCCGGTGCTGAATGTGGCGAAGGCCACGGAAGCTGAAGAGTAG
- a CDS encoding autotransporter assembly complex protein TamA, with protein MTCLLAAAPVAEAAKVRLEVQGLTGDLNKNVRARLSTISADEVSNDGRFRARVSEAIEQGLKALGYYEPDIDFEARPAPPQGGRPVLIAHVKPGEPVKIAGSTIVLEGDALRDPDYQAWVKEGTPKKGRQLNHGEYEKFKSGFSNLALRNGYFDGDFKKSQLGVSVERREAFWDIDYDSGQRYRFGDVSFSGSQIREEYLENLVPFKKGDYYSSRELAELNRRLSATGWFNSVVVAPEFAQGRKTKVLPLNAAVTPRTENTIETGVGYSTDVGPRLKATWKKPWVNDSGHSMAASAYLSAPEQQLDLSYKVPLLKSPLEQYYIFSGGLKRTDLNDTKADTTTLGLSRYWENSTGWQKAVNLKWSLDHFTQGSVTNTTMLLYPGVSLNRTRSRGGLMPTWGDSQRYSVDVSDTTWGSDVDFLILQAQNVWIRTLADKHRFVARGNLGWIETNNFEKVPPDLRFFAGGDRSIRGYKYKDISPRDEDGKLTGASKLATGSLEYQYNVTGKWWGAAFIDSGEAVNDIKQSNFKTGAGFGVRWASPVGPIKLDIARPIGDSEEHGLQFYIGLGPEL; from the coding sequence ATGACCTGCCTGCTGGCCGCCGCGCCGGTCGCTGAGGCAGCGAAAGTGCGCCTTGAAGTACAAGGCTTAACCGGGGATCTCAACAAGAACGTGCGTGCTCGCCTCTCGACCATCAGCGCCGATGAGGTGTCGAACGATGGTCGCTTTCGCGCGCGCGTTTCAGAGGCTATCGAGCAGGGCCTTAAAGCGCTCGGCTACTACGAGCCCGATATCGATTTTGAAGCGCGTCCCGCGCCGCCCCAGGGCGGACGGCCGGTGCTTATCGCCCACGTTAAACCCGGCGAGCCGGTTAAAATCGCGGGCAGCACCATCGTGCTTGAAGGTGACGCGCTGCGCGATCCCGACTATCAGGCCTGGGTGAAAGAGGGCACGCCGAAAAAAGGGCGGCAGCTCAATCACGGCGAGTATGAAAAATTTAAAAGCGGCTTCTCGAACCTGGCGCTGCGCAACGGCTATTTTGACGGCGACTTTAAAAAGAGCCAGCTCGGCGTCTCCGTCGAGCGGCGCGAGGCCTTCTGGGATATCGACTACGACAGTGGCCAGCGCTACCGCTTCGGCGACGTCAGCTTTTCTGGATCGCAGATCCGCGAAGAGTATCTGGAAAACCTCGTTCCCTTTAAAAAAGGCGACTACTACAGCTCGCGCGAGCTTGCCGAGCTGAACCGGCGTCTTTCGGCCACCGGCTGGTTTAACTCCGTGGTGGTCGCGCCGGAATTCGCGCAGGGGCGGAAAACCAAAGTGCTGCCGCTTAACGCCGCCGTCACGCCGCGCACCGAAAACACCATCGAAACCGGGGTCGGCTACTCCACCGACGTTGGGCCGCGCCTGAAGGCGACGTGGAAAAAGCCCTGGGTTAACGACAGCGGCCACAGCATGGCGGCCAGCGCCTATCTCTCCGCGCCGGAGCAGCAGCTCGACCTGAGCTACAAAGTGCCGCTGCTGAAAAGCCCGCTGGAGCAGTATTACATCTTTTCCGGCGGCCTGAAGCGCACCGATCTGAACGACACCAAAGCCGACACCACCACGCTCGGCCTGTCGCGCTACTGGGAAAACAGCACCGGCTGGCAGAAAGCGGTCAACCTGAAGTGGAGCCTCGATCACTTTACCCAGGGCAGCGTGACCAACACCACCATGCTGCTCTATCCCGGCGTCAGCCTGAACCGCACCCGCTCGCGCGGCGGCCTGATGCCGACCTGGGGCGATTCGCAGCGCTACTCTGTGGACGTCTCCGACACCACCTGGGGTTCGGACGTCGACTTCCTGATTCTGCAGGCGCAGAACGTCTGGATCCGCACGCTGGCGGATAAGCACCGCTTTGTTGCGCGCGGCAACCTCGGCTGGATTGAAACCAACAATTTTGAAAAAGTGCCGCCGGATCTGCGCTTCTTCGCCGGCGGCGATCGCAGCATTCGCGGCTACAAATATAAAGATATTTCTCCGCGCGACGAAGACGGCAAGCTGACCGGCGCCTCAAAACTCGCCACCGGCTCGCTGGAATATCAGTACAACGTTACCGGGAAATGGTGGGGCGCGGCCTTTATCGACTCGGGCGAGGCGGTCAACGACATCAAACAGAGCAATTTCAAAACCGGCGCGGGCTTCGGCGTGCGCTGGGCGTCGCCGGTCGGGCCGATCAAACTGGATATCGCCCGGCCAATCGGCGACAGCGAGGAGCATGGTTTGCAATTCTATATTGGACTGGGGCCTGAACTATGA
- a CDS encoding translocation/assembly module TamB domain-containing protein, translating into MKLWKKVLIGIVIFLVVLLGGVAFLIGTTPGLHLVLNGAARWVPGLSIKQVEGGWRNLTISGLRYEMPGVNVDAGSFHLAVDLNCLLHSSVCVNDIALKDVSVVVDSKKMAPAQEAPPEEESGGGDLSTPYPITLRHLGLHNINVKIDDTAISLLDFTTGLQWQDRALTLNPTHIQSLLVALPKAAQVANEEVVQPKVQQPQPDEKPLGETLQAMFAKPLLPELPDFRLPLDIEVQEILGEQLRLTGDTDIAVNRLLLKAKTADRRLQLQTLDVDSNLGQLNGSGEATLADNWPVNVTLNGTANVDPLKGEKIKLDLSGAMRDELKLGLNLSGPVRAQLDAATQLAVAGLPLSLRLTSPQLRWPLTGAVQYQADNIDYQLKGKATDYAMSLRTAVKGDSVPPATVALDGKGNVEQFNLDKLRIGALQGNIDLTALVDWSKAISWRSELTLDGINTARQYPDWPAKLDGKIATRGSLYGGSWQMSVPQLQLKGNVKQNAVSAEGSLKGNSYNQWDIPGVKIVLGRNNLDVKGSLGDALNLDATIDAPHLDNALPGLGGVAKGTIKARGTLQAPQLLADLNATGLRWQQLQIRRVTLDGDVRSSDQVSGKLQLRVEQLKQDALNISLLTLNADGNEKAHQLKLNLQGDPVSGQLALNGSFDRQQQRWQGTLNNTRFDTPVGEWRLTRAMAIDYLNAKQTATIGAHCWQNPNARLCVPEPIEAGPSGHAHVQLNRFDLAMIKPFLPDETQLAGVFSGDARVNWTADGALPTGTLSLKGNGVKVRQDVQGNTLPVDFSALNLNAALRNGRADLDWLIRIANNGQLDGNVQIGDPQNRRTLGGNVNIRNISLAMLNPALMQGEKIKGNLNSALRLGGSVKQPQIFGQLGLQGVDVDGNFMPVDLTAANLNMVFNGMSSTLNGLVQTAQGNINLNGNADWSQLDNWRARIAAQGSRVRVTVPPMVRMDVSPDLVFEATPAAFNLDGSVDIPWARITVQEVPESATGVSSDEVLLDKNLQPIQPKTAAIPINSNLVIHVGNDVRLSAFGLKAKLNGDLKVVQDKTGLGLNGQINIPSGRFHAYGQDLIVRKGELQFAGPPDQPYINLEAIRNPEATEDDVTAGLRVTGLADEPKVEVFSDPAMSQQEALSYLLRGQGLNSDGDGNALTSALIGLGVAQSGQVVGKIGETFGVSNLALDTTGVGDSQQVQVSGYVLPGLQVKYGVGIFDSLATLTLRYRLMPKLYLEAVSGVDQALDLLYQFEF; encoded by the coding sequence ATGAAGCTGTGGAAAAAGGTCCTGATCGGCATTGTTATTTTTCTGGTCGTGCTGCTGGGCGGCGTGGCGTTTTTAATCGGCACCACGCCGGGTTTACATCTGGTGCTGAACGGCGCGGCGCGCTGGGTGCCGGGCTTATCGATCAAGCAGGTGGAGGGCGGCTGGCGTAACCTGACCATCAGCGGGCTGCGCTATGAGATGCCCGGCGTCAACGTCGATGCCGGCAGCTTTCATCTGGCGGTGGATCTCAACTGCCTGCTGCACTCCTCGGTGTGCGTTAACGATATCGCGCTGAAAGATGTCAGCGTGGTAGTCGATAGCAAAAAGATGGCGCCAGCGCAGGAGGCGCCGCCGGAAGAGGAGAGCGGCGGCGGCGATCTCAGCACGCCTTATCCGATTACGCTGCGCCATCTCGGCCTGCATAATATCAACGTAAAAATTGACGACACCGCTATCTCCCTGCTCGACTTCACCACCGGCCTGCAGTGGCAGGATCGCGCGCTGACGCTCAATCCAACCCATATCCAGAGCCTGCTGGTGGCGCTGCCGAAAGCGGCGCAGGTCGCTAACGAAGAGGTGGTGCAGCCGAAAGTGCAGCAGCCGCAGCCGGATGAGAAGCCGCTGGGCGAAACCCTGCAGGCGATGTTCGCCAAACCGCTGCTGCCTGAGCTGCCCGACTTCCGCCTGCCGCTCGATATTGAGGTGCAGGAGATCCTCGGCGAACAGCTGCGCCTTACCGGCGATACCGATATTGCGGTGAACCGCCTGCTGCTGAAGGCAAAAACCGCCGACCGGCGGCTGCAGCTGCAGACGCTGGACGTTGATTCAAACCTCGGCCAGCTCAACGGCAGCGGCGAAGCGACGCTGGCGGACAACTGGCCGGTCAATGTTACCCTTAACGGCACGGCAAACGTCGATCCGCTGAAGGGCGAGAAGATCAAGCTGGATCTGAGTGGCGCCATGCGTGATGAGCTGAAGCTGGGGCTGAATCTCTCCGGCCCGGTACGCGCCCAGCTCGACGCCGCCACCCAGCTGGCGGTTGCGGGGCTGCCGCTGTCGCTGCGCCTGACCAGCCCGCAGCTGCGCTGGCCGCTGACCGGCGCGGTGCAGTACCAGGCGGACAATATTGACTACCAGCTCAAAGGCAAAGCCACCGACTACGCGATGTCGCTGCGCACGGCGGTGAAGGGCGACAGCGTGCCGCCCGCCACCGTGGCGCTGGACGGCAAAGGCAACGTCGAGCAGTTTAACCTCGACAAGCTGCGCATCGGCGCGCTGCAGGGCAATATCGATCTCACCGCGCTGGTGGACTGGAGCAAAGCGATCAGCTGGCGCAGCGAGCTGACGCTGGACGGCATCAACACGGCGCGCCAGTATCCCGACTGGCCGGCGAAGCTGGACGGTAAAATCGCCACGCGCGGCAGCCTCTACGGCGGCAGCTGGCAGATGAGCGTGCCGCAGCTGCAGCTGAAGGGCAACGTCAAACAGAACGCGGTCAGTGCCGAAGGGTCGCTGAAGGGCAACAGCTATAACCAGTGGGATATTCCCGGCGTAAAAATTGTGCTGGGCCGCAACAACCTGGATGTAAAAGGCTCGCTGGGCGACGCGCTCAATCTTGACGCCACCATCGACGCCCCCCATCTCGACAACGCCCTGCCGGGGCTGGGCGGCGTCGCTAAAGGCACCATCAAGGCGCGCGGCACGCTGCAGGCACCGCAGCTGCTGGCGGATCTCAACGCCACCGGCCTGCGCTGGCAGCAGCTGCAGATCAGGCGCGTGACGCTGGACGGCGACGTGCGCTCCAGCGATCAGGTGTCCGGCAAGCTGCAGCTGCGCGTCGAGCAGCTGAAGCAGGACGCGCTGAACATCAGCCTGCTGACGCTCAACGCCGACGGCAATGAAAAAGCGCATCAGCTGAAGCTGAACCTGCAGGGCGATCCGGTTTCCGGTCAGCTGGCGCTTAACGGCAGCTTCGATCGCCAGCAGCAGCGCTGGCAGGGCACGCTCAACAATACGCGCTTCGATACGCCGGTCGGTGAATGGCGGCTGACGCGCGCAATGGCGATCGACTACCTCAACGCGAAGCAGACCGCCACCATTGGCGCACACTGCTGGCAGAACCCCAACGCCCGGCTCTGCGTGCCTGAGCCGATTGAGGCTGGCCCGAGCGGCCACGCCCATGTGCAGCTTAACCGTTTCGATCTGGCGATGATCAAGCCGTTCCTGCCGGATGAAACCCAGCTGGCGGGCGTCTTTAGCGGCGACGCGCGCGTCAACTGGACGGCGGACGGCGCGCTGCCGACCGGCACGCTCTCCCTGAAGGGCAACGGCGTGAAGGTCCGGCAGGATGTGCAGGGCAATACGCTGCCTGTCGACTTCAGCGCGCTTAACCTCAACGCGGCGCTGCGTAACGGCCGCGCCGATCTCGACTGGCTGATCCGCATCGCCAACAATGGCCAGCTCGACGGCAACGTGCAGATCGGCGACCCGCAGAACCGCCGCACGCTGGGCGGCAACGTCAATATCCGCAATATCTCGCTGGCGATGCTCAATCCGGCGCTGATGCAGGGCGAGAAGATCAAGGGCAACCTTAACAGCGCGCTGCGCCTCGGCGGCAGCGTGAAGCAGCCGCAGATCTTCGGCCAGCTTGGTTTGCAGGGCGTCGACGTCGACGGCAACTTTATGCCGGTCGACCTTACCGCGGCGAACCTGAACATGGTGTTCAACGGCATGAGCTCGACGCTTAACGGCCTGGTACAGACCGCGCAAGGCAATATCAACCTCAACGGCAACGCAGACTGGAGCCAGCTCGACAACTGGCGCGCCCGCATTGCCGCGCAGGGCAGCCGCGTGCGCGTTACCGTGCCGCCGATGGTGCGCATGGACGTCTCGCCCGATTTAGTGTTCGAGGCGACGCCAGCGGCCTTCAACCTGGATGGCAGCGTGGATATTCCCTGGGCGCGCATCACCGTGCAGGAGGTGCCGGAGAGCGCTACCGGCGTCTCCTCGGACGAGGTGCTGCTGGATAAAAACCTGCAGCCGATTCAGCCGAAAACCGCCGCTATCCCGATTAACAGCAATCTGGTGATCCACGTCGGCAACGATGTGCGCCTCTCGGCCTTTGGTCTCAAGGCGAAGCTGAACGGCGACCTGAAAGTGGTGCAGGACAAAACGGGGCTGGGCCTTAACGGCCAGATCAATATCCCCTCCGGCCGCTTCCACGCTTACGGTCAGGATCTGATCGTGCGCAAGGGCGAATTGCAGTTCGCCGGCCCGCCGGACCAGCCCTATATTAACCTGGAGGCGATTCGTAACCCCGAAGCGACAGAAGATGACGTGACGGCTGGCCTGCGCGTTACCGGACTGGCGGATGAGCCGAAGGTTGAGGTCTTCTCCGATCCGGCGATGTCGCAGCAGGAAGCGCTCTCCTATCTGCTGCGCGGTCAGGGGCTAAACTCGGACGGCGACGGCAACGCATTAACTTCAGCCTTAATTGGTCTGGGGGTTGCACAAAGTGGGCAGGTTGTGGGTAAAATCGGCGAGACGTTCGGCGTCAGCAATCTTGCCCTTGACACCACCGGGGTTGGCGACAGCCAGCAGGTGCAGGTCAGCGGCTATGTGCTGCCGGGTCTACAAGTAAAATATGGCGTTGGCATTTTTGATTCACTGGCGACCTTAACCTTGCGTTATCGCCTGATGCCCAAACTCTATTTGGAAGCCGTATCCGGTGTGGATCAGGCTCTTGATTTGCTCTATCAGTTTGAGTTTTAG
- a CDS encoding gamma-glutamylcyclotransferase produces the protein MRIIVYGSLRRKQGNSHWMTNAQWLGDMQIEGYELYSLGHYPGVIPGEGTVYCEVYRIDATTLGELDALRTKAGEYKRQLMQTPYGSAWLYVYQRPVKGRERIASGDWLRRDDPPSDA, from the coding sequence ATGCGAATAATTGTCTACGGCAGTTTACGGCGCAAACAGGGAAACAGTCACTGGATGACGAATGCGCAATGGCTGGGGGATATGCAGATTGAGGGCTACGAGCTCTACAGTCTCGGCCATTATCCGGGCGTGATCCCGGGCGAAGGAACCGTCTATTGTGAAGTTTACCGCATCGATGCCACGACGCTGGGCGAGCTGGATGCATTGCGCACAAAGGCTGGCGAATACAAACGCCAGCTGATGCAAACGCCTTACGGCAGCGCATGGCTTTACGTCTATCAGCGCCCGGTTAAGGGACGTGAGCGCATCGCCAGCGGCGACTGGCTACGGCGCGACGACCCTCCGTCAGACGCATAA